The genomic segment ATCACTCTATTGGAAGTACTTTTCACTCAATATTACGGTTTACTGGCAACCAAGATTTAATTGATAATTTGCCAAACATTTACCTTCGTAATGAAGAAATATTCAACTTTTTCCTTCCAAAATACGGAAATACTAATTTTAACATTGATTTTAAAGAACACTTGAAAGACATAGATCACTTATGGGCTTTTCATCAAACACTACAATCCAAATCTTTAAATAAATTTAGCTTAAAGAGAGAGCTTAGTACAAAATTATTTACCATATTCAGCACATACGAAGGAATCGATTTACTATTTAAAAATAAAATATATCAAAAAGATTTTTATAAAGAGATAGTTCATTCAGTTGAGACTATTTTTGAACATAAATATCTCAATTTAAGTGATTTCCATAGTTCCAGACTTACAGAAAGTCGCCGTTACTTTCTACACGCTTTAGTGAAAATTGAATCATCTATTAAAACAGAAATAATCAACTAACTTTATAACTCCCTGCTGAATCGCCTTTGGTCACAATCACCTCTGCATCTCGGGTCAAAACCGTGACCATAGGTAAGCGCTCAATGAACTAGTGATGCTTTACTCTGCATCACTCATTTCAACGAGCCACGGCATAAGATCCGACATATCATCAACTGGATCACGTTTAGGTAATTCCGTAAATAGATACTGGAAGTAATAATACGGGTTAATGTCATTGGCGCGGCACGTCATTACCAAGCTATACAAGTTAGCACTGGCCTTCGCTCCATCAACAGACGTTGAGAACATCCAGTTTTTTCTACCTGTGGTAAACGGCCTAATGTCTCTTTCTGTGACATTATTATCGATGCTGATATCACCATCCTCAAGATAGGTGAGTAATTTAGGCCATTGCTTTTGAGTGTAGGCGATAGCTTTACCTAATGCCCCTTTGGGTAAGACATTTTGAACATCAAGCCACGCTTTAAATTCACTCAATATTGGCTCAGCTTCCTGTTTTCTTATCTTCTGCCGTTCATTTGCGGATAATCCCTTTGCCTTTCTTTCTACGCCGTAAAGTTTGGCGATGAAGTTGAGGGCTTTTTCAGGTTTTCCCGCTTTTTTAGAGGGTGACGCTTTTTGTGCATCGGTGAACTTTCTACGAGCATGCGCCATACATGCTGCTTGTGTCACTGCATCTAATGTGTCGTATACGCTGTAGCCATCAGAGAGTAAGTACCCTGAGTAATCACCTAAAAAGTCTTTTGCACACGTTGCTGCACGGCTTGGGTGATAATCATAGATAACAACAGGGGTTTTAATGAACTCACCACTACGGTAAACCCACATATAAGATTTGGTTTGCGCTTTTCTATCTTCTTCGCGTAGCACTTGTACTGTGGTTTCATCTGCGCAGATAAGCTTTTCATTAAGCAGCCTTGATTTCATCTCATCAATGACTGGTTTCACTTTATTACCCAACTGAACACACCAATTAGCAAGCGTCGCTCGGCTTATATCAATATCAGACCGATTTAGGATATCTACTTGGCGATACAGTGGCAGTGCATCTACGTATTTTGCTGTGACTACCGCCGCGAAAGCTCCTGCGCTTCCCATGCTTTTGGGGATCATACTAGCGGGCTTTGGTGCGGTGATAATTTTGGATTGGGTTTGCGTTTTTTCACATTGGCGACAAGCGTATTTAGTGCGTTCGTGGCGAATGACAGTGACCTTTTGAGGAATAATTTTAAGCTCTTCTGAGGTTTCAACGCCACATTCATGCAATGGTTCATCACAACATTCACAATAAGGTGCATTGAGTTCATGCTTGTGTATCTCACGCTCAAGCTCTTTTGGTAGAGGCTTGCGACCTGTTTTTTTCTTCTCATCATTCGATTTAGGGAGCGAGTTTTGCTGCTCAGCTTCATTGAAAGTACCTTTTGGTACTTTTTCACTTTGCGATGAGAAGCGCTTGGATTTATTTAGGTTTAATTGCTCAACCAAGAGTGCAACTTGAGTTTTTAATTCAGCGACTTCTTCTTGCTTGGCAACAAGCAGCTTCTCTTTGGCTTCATTTTGATTATGAAGCTCAAGTAGCATCGCTTTTAGTTGCTCAATATCATTAGGAAGATCGGTCATGCTTTAGCTCAAGGTTGTTTAATTACCCTAAGTGTGACATCGAAAAAGGATCGTTCAAGTCCAATTTGATGATCATTATCAGCGATCACACTTCTAGGTTAAATAACGGCTTATGAGCTTTAGCATGATCTAAAGTCAGTCCAGATAAAAGCCAGTTGAGTTGTTGTCTGCTAATGTGGAGCGCACCATCAATATTGGGAGTTGGCCATTTGAACGTCCCTTTTTCTAAGCGACGATAATAAAGCCAAAAACCATTGGTATCCCAAAACAAGATCTTGAGTTTATCTCGATTGCGGTTACAAAAAATAAACCAGGCTTCACTGAATGGGTCCATTTCCAGCGTTTCGGCGACAATGAGTGATAAGCCATCAATGGATTTTCTCATGTCGGTGACGCCAACGACGAGGTAAACCTTTCCTGACTGTATCATTGCAATGCATCAACCCAATGTTTTATTTGTTTGGAATTAAGGTTTGCTGGTAACTCGGCACGAAGGCCATTATTACATGTCAGCACCACAATATTTGACGGCTCTTGTGTTGGCTCTGTCACGATAATGGGGTGAATTTTTGTTGTGACTTCTGACTCGCTGAGCTTCTTTGACCAGTAATAAAGGGTTTGGTAGCTTATTTCATTATCAATACAAAATTGCTTGATAGATAGGTTACTCTCTTTCTGCTGCTCTAAAATATTAGCCCAATGGTCGCGCTTACTTTGTTGATTCATAATACCTCCGATTAAAAAGATACTATGGCAAAGCATGCTTAATATTGATATGTGTGGTTAGTTAAGCGCTTACGACCATAGCAGCAGCAATGGCTTCCATTAATGGGGCGTTTTGAGAGAACTCCCCACCCATCACAAAGCCTCTTGCTTTTAATTCTTTGATTAACTCGCTTTTGGTTGCGCCTTTACTTACTGCCATTTTATTTTCCTGCAAATACGGTGGTTGAGCCATCTACGTGCGGTTTGCCGGTGTATGGGCAAATGCTTTCACAAGTAATAACCCCAGCTCCGCCGTTTAGCTTTATAGTTTGTGCATCTTGGGTGATGTTCATTGCTTGAATGATTTGGTCTTTTGAAATCGTAATGGTCTGTTTATCGTTTACGATTAAGGTATCCCCTTTCTCAATGATATGAACTCGCTCACCAAGAACGCTGAGTTTGTCATTCAGGCCAATCACTATATCTCGCAACTGGCCGATAATTTGAGTTTGGTTACCACCATTAACTAAGTGCAAGTTTGATAATGAGCCTAACGTTACATCGTCACCTGCCATCACTTCAAACGCGCCTAATGTCTCAATCAGCTTTTGGCCTGCAATAATCTCTTTGCTGTACTGTTTTACATTCAGCTCATGCACACCAAAATCACCGAGATATTTATCCACTTCATGTAAATGCTCAAACGCTTGAGTATGTTTAATTTGGTCAGTGCTGTTGGTGGTATTGCCTGCTGCATCCGTTTTATTAAATACTTCATGGCGTTGCTGTTGCAGTTGTTCATCTGGCTCTAATTCTGGCAATGACCAGCCATCATCTAAAATAGTTCTAATGAAGGGTTTATCACATCGGCCATAAGCAAACGCTATCTCGACAATTGTCCCTTCACTAGGAGTGGCAAACTGCTCTTGCTCTGCACCACCAATCACAGTAGGTAAAGGAACGGCCTTATAAATAGGGACTAATGAATCAACTTCACCATGCTCTGTTAGTAATTGAACATCAACCGCATAACGTGGGCGGTATGGGTTATTTTCATGGCCTGCCGTGGATTGGTCGGTGACGGCTTCCACTCGGGCAAAGCGTGGTAAATGATGCCCTGCTGCCAACTCTGGAAACAGGTAGTTCATTTTCCGCTTCTCTGAGGATTCCGTTTTCCAATACAGGGTCATTTCATCTTTTTCAAAATGCACTTGAGTTATGCGTTTTTGATTGATGATGGCACCAGGACGAACCGAGGGGATCACCGCCAGTGTTATGCTGTCACCGCCTCGTTGCTGTTTGGTGCCTTTTGCTTCAAATTTCAATACATTGATATTGCTTTGCTTGAGCTGATTTAGTGAATCTGTCCACTCTTCCAATTGTTGTGTTCTTTTTTGCGCTAACGCTGTCAGTTTTTGTGCCGGTGTATTTTTATCTGCTGAAAGTGATTCAAGTTGTGCCAATTGTGCCCCTTGCCAACTCAATGCGTTTCTTAAAGGTTGTTGGTTAATTTGAGCCGTTGGTTTAAAACGTGGCTGAACAATCGCATTGGGTTTGGTGAATTTATCTGTTTGTAAACTTTGCTCTTTGCCGGTGCGTCTTGCGACCATGCCAAGCTCTGGAATGTTAACGACATCAAATAGCCCTTTAGTGGCTTGAGCAAAGTTAGCCAGTGAGTTTTCAGCAATCATCCAACCTAGAGCATAAAGCTGTCCTGTTGGCTTGTGTTTGTCATTCACATCAAGCAGTTTGGCACGCAGGGTTTCAATGGCAATATCTGGTGATAAATGATGTCCAGATTCAACCTGATTACCGACTTGATATTGGTAAGGATGAACACACAACACTTGCCCCTTGCGCATCATAGCTAGGGGCTTTTTTCGCATTATCTTCTATACTCATTTCCATTAGACTTATAATCTAAGTACACTTAATCAAATTATCATGATTAGGTGTACTAAATGAAAATCCATTCTCTCTTTGCTGCCAGCCTTTGTATTCTCTCTTCTGTCAGTGCACAAGCTGCGATTCAATTAACCGTGCCTGGTGACGTTGAGCTATTGCTGGTTGATAACCAAGAAGTTGAACTTGAAAGTTCTTTTTTCTCTACCTCATCTACGCTTGAATTAGAAAATGGCGAGCACCAAATTGCCTTCAGATATAATCCAGTATTTAAACAAGGAAAAGATAAT from the Aliivibrio wodanis genome contains:
- a CDS encoding transposase, IS66 family; this encodes MLCHSIFLIGGIMNQQSKRDHWANILEQQKESNLSIKQFCIDNEISYQTLYYWSKKLSESEVTTKIHPIIVTEPTQEPSNIVVLTCNNGLRAELPANLNSKQIKHWVDALQ
- a CDS encoding transposase, IS66 family, with translation MTDLPNDIEQLKAMLLELHNQNEAKEKLLVAKQEEVAELKTQVALLVEQLNLNKSKRFSSQSEKVPKGTFNEAEQQNSLPKSNDEKKKTGRKPLPKELEREIHKHELNAPYCECCDEPLHECGVETSEELKIIPQKVTVIRHERTKYACRQCEKTQTQSKIITAPKPASMIPKSMGSAGAFAAVVTAKYVDALPLYRQVDILNRSDIDISRATLANWCVQLGNKVKPVIDEMKSRLLNEKLICADETTVQVLREEDRKAQTKSYMWVYRSGEFIKTPVVIYDYHPSRAATCAKDFLGDYSGYLLSDGYSVYDTLDAVTQAACMAHARRKFTDAQKASPSKKAGKPEKALNFIAKLYGVERKAKGLSANERQKIRKQEAEPILSEFKAWLDVQNVLPKGALGKAIAYTQKQWPKLLTYLEDGDISIDNNVTERDIRPFTTGRKNWMFSTSVDGAKASANLYSLVMTCRANDINPYYYFQYLFTELPKRDPVDDMSDLMPWLVEMSDAE
- a CDS encoding putative uncharacterized protein (Similar to Aliivibrio salmonicida (strain LFI1238) (Vibrio salmonicida (strain LFI1238)) subname: full=putative uncharacterized protein UniProt:B6EIU0 (EMBL:FM178379) (541 aa) fasta scores: E()=1.4e-132, 93.151% id in 365 aa. The CDS appears to be truncated at the N-terminus), producing MRKKPLAMMRKGQVLCVHPYQYQVGNQVESGHHLSPDIAIETLRAKLLDVNDKHKPTGQLYALGWMIAENSLANFAQATKGLFDVVNIPELGMVARRTGKEQSLQTDKFTKPNAIVQPRFKPTAQINQQPLRNALSWQGAQLAQLESLSADKNTPAQKLTALAQKRTQQLEEWTDSLNQLKQSNINVLKFEAKGTKQQRGGDSITLAVIPSVRPGAIINQKRITQVHFEKDEMTLYWKTESSEKRKMNYLFPELAAGHHLPRFARVEAVTDQSTAGHENNPYRPRYAVDVQLLTEHGEVDSLVPIYKAVPLPTVIGGAEQEQFATPSEGTIVEIAFAYGRCDKPFIRTILDDGWSLPELEPDEQLQQQRHEVFNKTDAAGNTTNSTDQIKHTQAFEHLHEVDKYLGDFGVHELNVKQYSKEIIAGQKLIETLGAFEVMAGDDVTLGSLSNLHLVNGGNQTQIIGQLRDIVIGLNDKLSVLGERVHIIEKGDTLIVNDKQTITISKDQIIQAMNITQDAQTIKLNGGAGVITCESICPYTGKPHVDGSTTVFAGK
- a CDS encoding transposase, IS66 family, whose amino-acid sequence is MIQSGKVYLVVGVTDMRKSIDGLSLIVAETLEMDPFSEAWFIFCNRNRDKLKILFWDTNGFWLYYRRLEKGTFKWPTPNIDGALHISRQQLNWLLSGLTLDHAKAHKPLFNLEV